One part of the Burkholderia vietnamiensis LMG 10929 genome encodes these proteins:
- a CDS encoding trimeric intracellular cation channel family protein: MNSHAAYFALDLVGTFVFAMSGAIAARQKRLDLFGTLSIAFMVACGGGIVRDVCIGAIPPAGLSNWRYLAASVLATAVAIFAYAPVRRLRQPVLFFDAIGLGLFAVAGAQKALSFGHNAELAILLGIVTAVGGGVMRDVVLSRLPVILDREVYATAALAGAGAQVLFSSAHWTQWWTPWFATILCVAIRLASLRFGWRLPTFRGHRASELPDDE, encoded by the coding sequence GTGAATTCGCACGCGGCCTACTTCGCCCTCGATCTGGTCGGGACTTTCGTATTCGCCATGAGCGGCGCTATTGCCGCTCGCCAAAAGCGGCTGGACCTGTTCGGCACCTTGTCCATCGCGTTCATGGTGGCATGCGGCGGCGGAATCGTGCGTGACGTCTGCATTGGCGCGATTCCGCCGGCAGGGCTTTCAAACTGGAGGTATCTGGCGGCTTCCGTGCTCGCGACCGCAGTCGCGATTTTCGCGTATGCACCGGTACGCCGTCTACGGCAGCCCGTTCTGTTCTTTGATGCGATTGGGCTCGGCCTGTTCGCCGTTGCGGGTGCGCAAAAGGCGCTGAGTTTCGGACACAATGCGGAGCTCGCCATTTTGCTCGGCATCGTGACTGCGGTCGGCGGCGGTGTCATGCGCGACGTCGTGCTTTCGCGCCTGCCGGTCATTTTGGACCGCGAGGTCTATGCGACGGCTGCGCTCGCCGGTGCGGGCGCACAAGTTCTGTTCTCGTCCGCGCACTGGACGCAGTGGTGGACGCCATGGTTTGCGACAATCCTCTGCGTTGCCATTCGGCTTGCTTCGCTTCGGTTTGGCTGGCGCTTGCCCACCTTCCGTGGGCATCGCGCCAGCGAGCTTCCCGACGACGAATAG
- a CDS encoding IS3 family transposase (programmed frameshift) — protein sequence MNKKPSKFSPEVRERAVRLVREQRSEHPSMWAAVESIAPMIGCTPQTLLDWVKRDEVDRGERDGVSTAERERIKALEREVKELRRTNEILKLASAFFGPGGARPPFQVLKAFIDQHRDTFGVEPICKVLRIAPSGYRRHAAQLRDPSKRCARAKRDELLQPEIKRVWQANMQVYGVPKVWKQMNREGIAVARCTVGRLMKLQGLRGAVRGKRVRTTIPEVTAPRPLDRVNRQFKADRPNQLWVSDFTYVSTWQGWLYVAFVIDVFARRIVGWRVSSSMTTDFVLDALEQALYARQPGEDGTLIHHSDRGSQYVSIRYSERLAEAGIEPSVGSRGDSYDNALAETINGLYKTELIHRRAPWKTRESVELATLEWVAWYNRHRLMEPLGYIPPAEAEANYYRQLRNAADVSALT from the exons ATGAACAAGAAGCCAAGCAAGTTTTCCCCGGAAGTCCGAGAGCGCGCAGTGCGCCTCGTACGCGAGCAGCGTAGCGAGCACCCGTCGATGTGGGCGGCAGTCGAATCGATTGCGCCGATGATCGGCTGCACGCCGCAGACGTTGTTGGATTGGGTTAAGCGCGACGAGGTCGACCGTGGAGAGCGCGATGGCGTGAGTACGGCCGAGCGTGAACGCATCAAGGCCTTGGAGCGCGAGGTCAAGGAACTGCGCCGGACCAATGAGATTCTCAAACTGGCGAGCGCGTTTTTCG GCCCAGGCGGAGCTCGACCGCCGTTTCAAGTCCTGAAGGCCTTCATTGATCAGCATCGCGACACCTTCGGGGTCGAGCCGATCTGCAAGGTCTTGCGGATTGCCCCGTCGGGCTACCGACGCCATGCAGCACAACTTCGCGATCCGTCGAAGCGCTGCGCCCGCGCGAAACGCGATGAGCTTTTGCAACCGGAGATCAAGCGTGTCTGGCAGGCCAACATGCAGGTCTACGGCGTGCCGAAGGTCTGGAAGCAGATGAACCGGGAAGGCATTGCAGTGGCACGCTGCACGGTCGGACGGTTGATGAAACTGCAGGGCTTGCGTGGCGCAGTTCGCGGTAAGCGTGTTCGCACGACGATTCCCGAGGTGACCGCGCCGCGCCCGCTGGACCGAGTCAACCGGCAGTTCAAGGCTGACCGACCGAATCAGCTCTGGGTGTCGGATTTTACGTATGTCTCGACATGGCAAGGCTGGCTGTACGTGGCATTCGTGATCGACGTGTTTGCCCGCCGTATTGTTGGCTGGCGCGTCAGCTCGTCGATGACCACGGACTTCGTTCTGGATGCACTTGAACAAGCGCTGTACGCCCGCCAACCGGGTGAGGACGGGACTTTGATTCATCATTCCGACAGAGGGTCTCAATACGTCAGCATCCGCTACAGCGAACGGCTGGCTGAGGCCGGCATCGAGCCGTCGGTCGGCAGCCGGGGCGACAGCTACGACAATGCGCTGGCCGAGACGATCAACGGCCTGTACAAGACGGAACTGATTCATCGGCGCGCCCCTTGGAAAACGAGGGAATCCGTCGAACTGGCAACGCTGGAATGGGTCGCCTGGTACAACCGTCATCGGCTGATGGAACCGCTCGGCTATATCCCGCCTGCTGAAGCTGAGGCAAACTACTACAGGCAACTCAGAAATGCCGCTGACGTGTCCGCATTAACTTAA
- a CDS encoding sensor domain-containing diguanylate cyclase yields MSDLSNRSQDYVDGEMVSFAVVGRDAHGEFVINACNARFIQMAGGIAADWNTFPISFDALIPNQVGLELCEKLRACFTSGAAQELRQSFALHDGVHPWHLSLKPLRHTSSGTAVHEVLVTGFDTASETRLTHELEVSASRFRAVVDSAYDAIVTINEQHNITFFNRAAENLFGYKSAEVLGQRIEVLMPEKFRANHSRNVGRFADSVQMSLRSITPPRMDESNSVYGRHRDGTVIPVEIAISKIEVNGVIEFTAVVRDIRERAELIALLKKQAVTDALTGLANRREFLNFVEKVLGTDDLLSVFILDIDYFKKINDGYGHDIGDEVLRVLAKVGMSIPHESGLFARWGGEEFVAALPGADAADVRRIAETLRRRFEEQDFEHAWRVKPIQFTVSIGVVTREAGERDVDALMRRADRALYAAKESGRNRIEVG; encoded by the coding sequence ATGTCGGATTTGAGTAACAGATCACAAGATTACGTGGACGGCGAGATGGTCAGCTTCGCTGTCGTCGGGCGCGATGCTCACGGCGAATTCGTCATCAATGCCTGCAACGCCCGGTTCATCCAAATGGCGGGTGGGATAGCTGCGGATTGGAACACGTTCCCCATCTCATTCGACGCTCTGATTCCGAACCAAGTGGGACTCGAGTTGTGCGAAAAGCTTCGGGCATGCTTCACGTCCGGAGCGGCGCAGGAACTGCGGCAGTCTTTCGCGCTTCATGACGGCGTACACCCGTGGCACCTCTCGCTTAAACCCCTCAGACATACGAGCAGTGGAACGGCCGTGCACGAAGTCCTCGTGACAGGTTTCGATACTGCCTCGGAAACGCGGCTGACACATGAACTCGAAGTGAGTGCTTCCCGTTTTCGGGCGGTGGTCGACTCCGCTTACGACGCGATTGTAACGATCAACGAACAGCACAACATCACGTTCTTCAATCGCGCGGCAGAGAACCTGTTCGGCTACAAGTCCGCCGAGGTGCTGGGACAGCGGATCGAAGTCCTGATGCCGGAAAAGTTTCGCGCGAATCATTCCCGGAACGTCGGGCGGTTCGCAGACTCCGTACAGATGAGCCTGCGGTCGATTACACCGCCCCGCATGGACGAAAGCAACAGCGTGTATGGACGGCATCGGGATGGCACGGTCATCCCCGTTGAAATCGCCATTTCAAAAATAGAAGTGAACGGCGTCATCGAATTCACGGCAGTCGTTCGCGATATCAGAGAACGCGCTGAGCTCATCGCTCTGCTGAAGAAGCAGGCCGTGACCGACGCGCTGACCGGCCTGGCGAACCGCCGCGAGTTTCTGAATTTTGTCGAAAAGGTGCTCGGCACCGACGACCTCCTGTCTGTGTTTATTCTGGACATCGACTACTTCAAGAAGATCAACGACGGCTACGGCCACGATATCGGCGACGAAGTGCTGCGGGTGCTGGCGAAGGTCGGTATGTCGATTCCGCACGAGTCTGGGTTGTTCGCGCGCTGGGGAGGGGAGGAATTCGTCGCGGCATTGCCGGGCGCAGACGCCGCAGACGTGCGTCGGATCGCGGAGACGCTGCGTCGCCGCTTCGAGGAACAGGATTTCGAGCACGCGTGGCGCGTAAAGCCGATCCAATTTACCGTCAGTATCGGTGTCGTCACACGGGAAGCGGGCGAGCGTGATGTCGATGCGTTGATGCGGCGGGCAGACCGGGCGCTCTATGCGGCGAAAGAGTCGGGCCGTAATCGTATCGAGGTCGGTTAA
- a CDS encoding M20 family metallopeptidase produces MPALVEATKDAIESLLPELEAIYKDLHEHPELSMQEVRTARIAADYLEHVGYDVTRGIGMTGVVAVLRNGDGPTVMLRADMDALPMAEATGLPYASTARAKDEDGLEVGVAHSCGHDMHVTWLMGVAHLMAAHRDAWRGTLMAVFQPGEEVARGARSMIDDGMAERFPKPDVILGQHVMVGAAGTVGYRSGTILSAGDSLKVRLFGRGSHGSQPQTSIDPVIMAASTTLRLQTIVSREISPRDSAVLTIGALQAGTKENIIPDDATLKLNMRTFDEDVREYMLGAIRRICCAECMASNAPREPEFTTLSSYPLTINDAQASERLRAAFEAHFGERAYETPPAAASEDFSVFGREWGVPYGFWFIGGTDPDTFRKALAEKKLNEIPSNHSPKFAPVLDPTLRTGLEAMLCAAGAWLDQRDTSA; encoded by the coding sequence ATGCCTGCATTGGTGGAAGCGACCAAGGACGCCATCGAAAGCCTCCTACCTGAGCTCGAAGCGATCTACAAGGACCTGCACGAGCATCCCGAACTGTCGATGCAGGAAGTGCGCACCGCACGTATTGCAGCCGATTATCTCGAACATGTCGGTTATGACGTTACGCGGGGTATTGGCATGACCGGCGTCGTGGCGGTGTTACGCAACGGCGACGGTCCGACTGTAATGTTGCGCGCCGACATGGATGCGCTTCCGATGGCAGAGGCGACCGGATTGCCGTATGCCAGCACGGCGAGGGCGAAGGACGAGGATGGCCTCGAAGTGGGCGTCGCGCACTCGTGCGGCCACGACATGCACGTGACCTGGCTGATGGGTGTCGCACACCTGATGGCGGCGCACCGGGACGCCTGGCGCGGAACGCTGATGGCGGTCTTTCAGCCGGGCGAGGAGGTGGCGCGCGGCGCCCGCAGCATGATTGACGACGGCATGGCCGAACGCTTCCCGAAGCCGGACGTCATCCTTGGTCAGCACGTCATGGTTGGCGCGGCGGGCACGGTCGGCTATCGGAGCGGCACGATCCTTTCGGCGGGCGACAGTTTGAAGGTAAGGTTGTTTGGACGCGGTTCGCACGGATCGCAGCCACAAACCTCGATCGATCCGGTCATCATGGCGGCTTCGACGACGCTCCGTCTGCAGACGATCGTATCGCGGGAAATCTCCCCGCGCGATAGCGCGGTGCTGACGATTGGTGCGCTGCAGGCGGGAACGAAAGAGAACATCATCCCGGACGACGCGACGCTCAAGCTCAACATGCGCACATTCGACGAAGACGTGCGCGAATACATGCTGGGTGCGATCCGTCGCATCTGTTGCGCGGAATGCATGGCTTCCAACGCACCACGCGAACCCGAATTCACGACGCTCTCGAGTTATCCGCTGACGATCAACGACGCGCAGGCAAGCGAGCGTCTGAGGGCGGCATTCGAAGCGCACTTTGGCGAGCGCGCCTACGAAACGCCCCCGGCAGCGGCGAGCGAGGACTTCAGCGTATTCGGGCGCGAATGGGGCGTGCCATATGGGTTCTGGTTCATCGGCGGGACCGATCCGGATACGTTTAGAAAGGCGTTGGCGGAGAAAAAGCTCAACGAGATTCCCAGCAACCATTCGCCGAAGTTCGCGCCGGTACTCGACCCGACGCTGCGTACGGGGCTGGAAGCGATGCTATGCGCGGCCGGGGCGTGGCTCGACCAGCGAGATACATCGGCGTGA